The following are from one region of the Amycolatopsis sp. QT-25 genome:
- a CDS encoding DUF885 domain-containing protein, with protein sequence MSEVSALADEFVEALFDAEPVLPALQGFRPESTGLTDLSEAAGDAFRAKLAGLAERAEALGTESLGAEEKITRDVLIAMARARIALLDSRFVEFTVSDLFISPAAEVLTMLPMMSVGTGAQAEAHLGRIAAIPEYLRQAAQRHRDGVARGLVPVAYLVDATVAYLDRHLAEPSADPLLRQPAPDEEFETRRADLLRDVVRPAIAEYREVLAKEIAPHGRPEDKPGVCWLPDGERIYALLAEMHTTTVRPPRELHQTGLDVIANLADEYREYGSRVFGTGDLAEIFTKLRSDPALRWSGAEEMLDSARAAITRAEAEAPKWFGRIPPQPWTVEPVPAESAPGAPAAYYMWPAVDGSRPGIYFANTHKAEERFRHAAEATAFHEAIPGHHFQLSLAQGLSELPLLRRIGDFTAYAEGWGLYTERLADEMGLYSDDVAKLGMLTMDSMRAGRLVVDTGLHALGWSRRQAIDFLTENTPMALVEIESEVDRYIAFPGQALSYMVGRLEIQRIRAEAELTLGGRFDIKAFHDVVLCGGSLPLSVLDGVVRDWVAGHGDTPNGLADELMELKFEELPLWRSLLGLPGDHGALPDPSAAAAAAQRASAAAIAERAEALVTEGLSAAEAVTREVVIQQAKAMIDVIDARAAEFSVSDGLASPALFMLNELAVLSLNDEEKVRGYLKRLEGMGAYLDALIVRQRAAADEGLVPPDFLVEGGIAYVERYLADEAGDPLALTASVSVEGYEAERDRLLAEVVRPAYARYRDFLADELRPVAKSEKEPGLCALPGGQEKYAALIRAHTSTERTAQDLHDTGLDMIARLADQYRELGAKIFGTEDLDEIFERLRTDPALRWRDGDELLDAAREAIARAEAVAPQWFSTVPEQRCQVEPVPPAEAPGGTLAYYIEAALDGSRPGTYYANTYEAEQRPKHTSEAIAFHEAVPGHHFQICIAHELKGLPMLRGHADVNAYVEGWGLYSERLADEMGLYSSDLTRFGMLTQDSMRAGRLVVDTGMHALGWSRQQAVDFLAENTPMARVEIEAEIDRYAAVPGQALSYMVGRLEIERIRAEAEAALGDRFDIKGFHEVVLGNGILPLRVLDDVVREWVAGQ encoded by the coding sequence ATGAGCGAAGTCTCCGCCCTCGCCGACGAGTTCGTCGAAGCCCTCTTCGACGCCGAGCCGGTCTTGCCCGCTTTGCAGGGCTTCCGTCCGGAATCGACCGGGCTCACCGATCTCAGCGAGGCCGCCGGAGACGCCTTCCGCGCGAAGCTGGCCGGCCTCGCCGAGCGGGCCGAGGCCCTCGGCACCGAGAGCCTGGGCGCGGAGGAGAAGATCACCCGTGACGTGCTGATCGCGATGGCGCGGGCGAGGATCGCGCTGCTGGATTCGCGGTTCGTCGAGTTCACCGTCAGCGACCTGTTCATCTCGCCCGCCGCCGAGGTGCTCACCATGCTGCCGATGATGTCGGTCGGGACGGGCGCGCAGGCGGAGGCGCACCTCGGGCGGATCGCCGCGATCCCCGAATACCTGCGGCAGGCCGCGCAGCGGCATCGTGACGGCGTCGCCCGAGGCCTGGTACCGGTCGCCTACCTGGTCGACGCCACCGTCGCGTACCTCGACCGGCACCTCGCAGAGCCGTCGGCCGATCCGCTGCTGCGCCAGCCCGCGCCCGACGAAGAATTCGAGACCCGCCGCGCCGACCTGCTGCGTGACGTCGTCCGGCCCGCGATCGCCGAATACCGCGAGGTGCTCGCGAAGGAGATCGCGCCGCACGGCCGTCCCGAGGACAAGCCCGGCGTCTGCTGGCTGCCCGACGGCGAGCGCATCTACGCCCTGCTCGCCGAGATGCACACGACGACCGTCCGCCCCCCGCGTGAGCTGCATCAGACCGGGCTGGACGTGATCGCGAACCTGGCCGACGAGTACCGCGAGTACGGGTCCCGGGTCTTCGGCACCGGCGACCTCGCCGAGATCTTCACCAAGCTTCGCAGCGACCCGGCACTGCGCTGGTCCGGCGCCGAGGAGATGCTGGACTCCGCCCGCGCGGCCATCACCAGGGCCGAGGCCGAGGCGCCGAAGTGGTTCGGCCGGATCCCGCCGCAGCCGTGGACGGTCGAGCCGGTCCCCGCCGAATCCGCGCCCGGCGCGCCCGCCGCGTACTACATGTGGCCCGCGGTCGACGGTTCCCGCCCGGGCATCTACTTCGCCAACACCCACAAGGCGGAGGAGCGGTTCCGGCACGCGGCCGAGGCGACGGCGTTCCACGAGGCCATCCCCGGCCACCACTTCCAGCTGAGCCTCGCGCAGGGACTCAGCGAGCTCCCGCTGCTGCGCCGCATCGGCGACTTCACCGCGTACGCCGAGGGCTGGGGCCTGTACACCGAGCGCCTCGCCGACGAGATGGGCCTGTACTCCGACGACGTCGCGAAGCTCGGCATGCTGACCATGGATTCGATGCGGGCCGGACGCCTGGTCGTCGACACCGGGCTGCACGCGCTGGGCTGGAGCCGCCGCCAGGCCATCGACTTCCTCACCGAGAACACGCCGATGGCACTGGTGGAGATCGAGTCCGAAGTGGACCGCTACATCGCCTTCCCCGGCCAGGCGCTGTCGTACATGGTGGGGCGGCTGGAGATCCAGCGCATCCGCGCGGAGGCCGAGCTGACGCTGGGCGGCCGATTCGACATCAAGGCCTTCCACGACGTCGTGCTCTGCGGCGGGTCGCTGCCGCTTTCGGTGCTCGACGGCGTGGTCCGCGACTGGGTCGCCGGGCACGGCGACACCCCGAACGGTCTCGCCGACGAGCTGATGGAACTCAAGTTCGAGGAACTTCCGCTGTGGCGCTCCCTGCTCGGGCTGCCCGGCGACCACGGCGCGCTGCCCGATCCGAGCGCGGCGGCCGCGGCCGCTCAGCGGGCGTCGGCGGCCGCCATCGCCGAGCGAGCGGAAGCCCTTGTCACCGAAGGACTTTCCGCGGCCGAGGCGGTCACCCGGGAGGTCGTGATCCAGCAGGCCAAGGCGATGATCGACGTGATCGACGCCCGCGCCGCCGAGTTCTCGGTGAGCGACGGGCTGGCCTCGCCCGCGTTGTTCATGCTCAACGAACTCGCGGTGCTGTCGCTGAACGACGAGGAAAAGGTCCGCGGTTACCTGAAGCGGCTGGAGGGCATGGGCGCCTACCTGGACGCTTTGATCGTGCGCCAGCGCGCGGCGGCGGACGAAGGGCTGGTCCCGCCCGATTTCCTCGTCGAAGGCGGGATCGCTTACGTGGAGCGTTATCTCGCTGACGAGGCGGGTGACCCGCTGGCGCTCACCGCGTCCGTTTCCGTGGAGGGTTACGAAGCCGAACGGGATCGGCTGCTGGCCGAGGTCGTCCGGCCGGCCTACGCCCGGTATCGCGACTTCCTCGCCGACGAGCTGCGTCCCGTGGCGAAATCCGAAAAGGAGCCGGGGCTGTGCGCGCTTCCCGGCGGACAAGAGAAGTACGCCGCGCTGATCCGAGCGCACACTTCCACCGAACGCACCGCGCAGGATCTGCACGACACCGGGCTCGACATGATCGCGCGATTGGCCGATCAGTACCGCGAGCTGGGCGCCAAGATCTTCGGCACCGAGGATCTCGACGAGATCTTCGAGCGGCTGCGCACCGACCCGGCCCTGCGCTGGCGGGACGGCGACGAACTGCTCGACGCCGCGCGGGAGGCCATCGCCCGCGCCGAAGCCGTTGCCCCGCAGTGGTTCTCGACCGTCCCCGAGCAGCGATGCCAGGTCGAGCCGGTCCCGCCCGCGGAGGCGCCCGGCGGCACGCTGGCGTACTACATCGAGGCGGCGCTCGACGGCTCGCGGCCGGGCACCTACTACGCGAACACCTACGAGGCCGAGCAGCGCCCGAAGCACACGAGCGAAGCGATCGCCTTCCACGAAGCCGTTCCGGGGCACCACTTCCAGATCTGCATCGCGCACGAGCTCAAGGGCCTGCCGATGTTGCGCGGTCACGCCGACGTCAACGCCTACGTCGAAGGCTGGGGGCTCTACTCGGAGCGCCTCGCCGACGAGATGGGTCTGTACTCCAGCGACCTGACCAGGTTCGGCATGCTCACCCAGGATTCGATGCGCGCCGGGCGGCTGGTCGTCGACACCGGGATGCACGCGCTCGGCTGGAGCCGTCAGCAGGCCGTCGACTTCCTCGCCGAGAACACGCCCATGGCCAGGGTGGAGATCGAGGCCGAGATCGACCGCTACGCCGCCGTTCCCGGACAGGCGCTGTCGTACATGGTGGGACGGCTGGAGATCGAGCGGATCCGTGCGGAGGCCGAGGCCGCGCTGGGCGACCGGTTCGACATCAAGGGCTTCCACGAGGTCGTGCTGGGCAACGGCATCCTGCCGCTGCGGGTGCTGGACGACGTCGTGCGGGAATGGGTGGCCGGGCAGTGA